The proteins below are encoded in one region of Methanofollis aquaemaris:
- a CDS encoding type IV pilin N-terminal domain-containing protein, with product MVQSAHDDAVSSTIAAILMVAVTVILAAIVASFGFGTTGDLQGNGIVGATATQFEDGTITVTYVGGMGERDVDHLNWTIDGIEQTNRLDHEVGASAFNATPVADPRGGHRVMVMATYKDGSSQVILDAVT from the coding sequence ATGGTTCAGTCCGCACATGACGACGCGGTCTCCTCGACCATCGCCGCTATCCTCATGGTCGCCGTCACGGTGATCCTTGCCGCCATCGTTGCCTCCTTCGGTTTTGGCACCACCGGAGATCTTCAGGGAAACGGGATCGTCGGGGCGACGGCAACGCAGTTTGAAGACGGCACGATCACCGTTACCTATGTCGGCGGCATGGGGGAGCGGGATGTCGATCACCTGAACTGGACGATCGACGGGATCGAGCAGACCAACCGGCTCGATCATGAGGTCGGAGCATCCGCATTCAATGCCACTCCGGTCGCCGATCCCCGGGGAGGGCATCGGGTGATGGTCATGGCGACCTACAAAGACGGATCGTCGCAGGTCATTCTTGATGCTGTGACCTGA
- a CDS encoding type IV pilin N-terminal domain-containing protein, translating to MKLFEKFEKNDEAVSPVIGVILMVAITVILAAVIAAFVFGMAGNMSGTKSVAATATQQGQDIMVTYQGGPDAGDMLWLNITVTDSSNTKHTENWQTPKVGNSTTFTGLGTSAKEHVVAAALFNDGTTQVVLDTFV from the coding sequence ATGAAACTGTTTGAGAAGTTTGAGAAGAATGACGAGGCTGTGTCGCCGGTTATCGGCGTCATCCTCATGGTCGCCATCACGGTGATCCTCGCGGCCGTCATCGCCGCGTTTGTTTTCGGTATGGCCGGCAACATGTCTGGCACTAAGAGTGTCGCCGCCACTGCGACCCAGCAGGGTCAGGATATTATGGTCACCTATCAGGGCGGTCCGGACGCAGGCGACATGCTGTGGCTCAACATAACTGTCACTGATTCTTCAAACACAAAGCACACCGAGAACTGGCAAACACCTAAAGTTGGGAATTCAACCACATTCACTGGTCTTGGCACCTCCGCAAAGGAACATGTGGTTGCTGCAGCACTGTTTAACGACGGTACAACGCAGGTTGTCCTGGACACCTTCGTCTGA
- the thiD gene encoding bifunctional hydroxymethylpyrimidine kinase/phosphomethylpyrimidine kinase: MDTPFCACTIAGSDSGGGAGIQADLATFAAFGVWGTSTITAVTAQNPGGVRGSWPLPPEAVAVQIEAVTAGFRVGAFKTGMLADASGIRAVAASLPAGVPVVVDPVMVATSGTRLLSEDAVEVLLGELIPGAAVVTPNLPEAAVLTGVEIDGPETMREAGRSLLAMGAGAVVVKGGHLPGEPADLLMDRDGEVLLTGQRHPYAVHGTGCCFSAALAASLARGMSVREAFVETKGFIDGAIVHAVPDLAGRRSVNPLWRCGMGEEWSG; this comes from the coding sequence ATGGATACTCCTTTCTGCGCATGCACGATCGCAGGCTCCGACTCTGGCGGTGGGGCCGGAATCCAGGCCGACCTGGCGACCTTCGCAGCCTTCGGCGTCTGGGGGACGTCGACGATCACGGCGGTGACTGCCCAGAACCCCGGCGGGGTGCGGGGCTCATGGCCCCTCCCACCCGAGGCGGTGGCCGTCCAGATAGAGGCGGTCACGGCGGGCTTCAGGGTGGGAGCCTTCAAGACCGGGATGCTCGCGGATGCATCGGGGATCAGGGCGGTGGCCGCCTCCCTGCCTGCCGGCGTGCCCGTGGTCGTCGACCCGGTGATGGTGGCGACCTCGGGCACCCGTCTTCTCTCTGAGGACGCGGTCGAGGTGCTTCTTGGTGAACTCATCCCCGGGGCTGCGGTGGTGACCCCGAACCTCCCCGAGGCGGCGGTGCTCACCGGTGTGGAGATCGACGGCCCCGAAACGATGCGGGAGGCGGGCCGGTCGCTCCTTGCGATGGGGGCCGGTGCGGTGGTGGTGAAGGGTGGCCACCTCCCCGGCGAACCGGCCGACCTCCTGATGGACCGGGACGGCGAGGTGCTCCTCACCGGTCAGCGCCATCCGTACGCCGTCCATGGCACGGGGTGCTGCTTCTCCGCGGCACTTGCCGCCAGCCTTGCCCGCGGGATGTCGGTGCGGGAGGCCTTCGTCGAGACGAAGGGCTTCATCGACGGTGCCATCGTCCATGCCGTCCCCGACCTTGCAGGGAGGCGGTCGGTGAACCCCCTGTGGCGGTGCGGTATGGGGGAAGAATGGTCGGGATGA
- a CDS encoding type II toxin-antitoxin system HicA family toxin, whose amino-acid sequence MTRLHVLSSDQVIRGLKRAGFDFAPKRSRGSQVALSRVDETGRRLLVIVPRRGDLPVGTLLSVLQQANLPKDRFLLLVREAVPVSS is encoded by the coding sequence ATGACGCGGCTTCATGTGCTCTCTTCCGACCAGGTCATCAGGGGTCTGAAGAGGGCTGGGTTCGATTTCGCACCGAAACGGAGCAGAGGAAGCCAGGTCGCCCTCAGTCGCGTCGACGAGACCGGTCGCCGCCTCCTGGTGATCGTGCCGCGCCGCGGCGACCTGCCGGTGGGGACACTCCTCTCGGTGCTCCAGCAGGCGAACCTTCCGAAGGATCGGTTTCTTCTCCTTGTCCGTGAGGCGGTGCCGGTCTCCTCCTGA
- a CDS encoding type II toxin-antitoxin system HicB family antitoxin produces MRRYTLTAALWEEGGIYVSKCPEIGVASCGETPDRALAHLREAAELYLENAKVLGLTDDIVPALRSPRKFTTTFEVSE; encoded by the coding sequence ATGAGGAGATACACCCTGACCGCGGCCCTCTGGGAGGAGGGCGGGATCTATGTCTCGAAGTGCCCTGAGATCGGGGTTGCGAGCTGCGGCGAGACGCCCGACCGCGCCCTTGCCCATCTCAGGGAAGCGGCGGAACTCTATCTGGAGAACGCAAAGGTGCTCGGCCTGACCGATGACATTGTCCCGGCCCTCCGTTCGCCGCGAAAGTTCACGACGACCTTCGAGGTGTCGGAATGA
- a CDS encoding AIR synthase-related protein, with translation MDIEGFARRERAAGRSREDVVEALTNRILEIKSGASRAYARQFAAAVVEEVENTSGLTGDLFEYEHAGVTMGEFGVGSRGRGDFFAHRQFPRIIGKAAAAVGVDEMDDAGAVRAGGEFIITTVDGMHSRLSDFPFLAGFHVTRATLRDAYVMGAHPIALLSDIHVADDGDVAKIFDYTAGIAAVAEAMNVPLVTGSTLRIGGDMVIGDRMTGCVGAVGVADHLTARKETRPGDVLLMTAGAGGGTIATTALYFGRPEVVEETINLHFLKACEALLKSPALEHIHTMTDVTNGGLRGDVYEMAETADCKIVVDDGNLRELVQPQVLEMLDALQIDYLGVSLDALLIVVPPEHAEEVMAVVRSAGVPIAEIGYVEEGPATSVLLSEGEERDFQPRFRESAYTPVKKVVDTEPRDFDEMKEHVRRAADAAIAKKERILTRLGKNE, from the coding sequence ATGGACATCGAGGGATTCGCCCGCCGCGAACGTGCGGCAGGCAGGAGCAGGGAGGACGTGGTCGAAGCCCTCACCAACAGGATCCTTGAGATCAAGAGCGGCGCCTCCAGAGCGTATGCCCGACAGTTCGCCGCGGCGGTCGTCGAGGAAGTGGAAAACACCTCCGGGCTTACCGGCGACCTCTTCGAATACGAGCACGCGGGAGTCACGATGGGCGAGTTCGGCGTCGGGTCAAGGGGCCGGGGCGACTTCTTCGCCCACCGCCAGTTCCCCAGGATCATCGGGAAGGCCGCGGCCGCCGTCGGCGTCGACGAGATGGACGACGCCGGGGCCGTCAGGGCCGGCGGCGAGTTCATCATCACCACCGTCGACGGGATGCACTCGCGCCTCTCCGACTTCCCCTTCCTTGCCGGGTTCCATGTGACGCGGGCGACACTCCGCGACGCCTACGTGATGGGAGCACACCCCATCGCCCTCCTCTCAGATATCCACGTCGCCGACGACGGCGACGTCGCCAAGATCTTCGACTACACCGCCGGGATCGCCGCCGTCGCCGAGGCGATGAATGTCCCGCTGGTGACGGGATCGACCCTCCGCATCGGTGGGGACATGGTCATCGGCGATCGGATGACCGGGTGCGTCGGAGCCGTCGGGGTTGCCGACCACCTCACCGCCCGCAAAGAGACGAGACCAGGCGACGTGTTGCTCATGACCGCCGGCGCGGGCGGCGGGACCATCGCCACCACCGCCCTCTACTTCGGCCGCCCGGAGGTCGTCGAGGAGACGATCAACCTTCACTTCCTCAAGGCCTGCGAGGCGCTGCTCAAGAGCCCGGCCCTCGAACATATCCACACCATGACCGACGTCACCAACGGCGGACTGCGGGGCGATGTCTACGAGATGGCCGAGACCGCCGACTGTAAGATCGTCGTCGACGACGGGAACCTCAGAGAACTTGTCCAGCCACAGGTGCTGGAGATGCTCGACGCCCTCCAGATCGATTACCTCGGCGTCTCCCTCGACGCCCTCCTCATCGTCGTGCCCCCTGAGCACGCCGAGGAGGTCATGGCCGTCGTCCGCTCAGCTGGCGTCCCGATCGCGGAGATCGGATATGTCGAAGAGGGACCGGCAACGTCGGTCCTCCTCTCTGAGGGTGAGGAGCGGGACTTCCAGCCGCGGTTCAGGGAGTCGGCCTACACCCCGGTGAAGAAAGTCGTAGACACCGAACCTCGCGACTTCGATGAGATGAAGGAACATGTCCGCAGGGCCGCAGACGCCGCAATTGCGAAGAAAGAGCGGATCCTCACGCGGCTCGGAAAGAACGAATAA
- a CDS encoding class I SAM-dependent methyltransferase: MKENLEKVQEHYDHVAEVYDSRYGGDVGERYHGHIREQVMCCLPKGGDLLDIGCGTGLFMKYYLANGGGRAVGLDLSPAMVQEGRSRNRLEHLITGTADYLPFRDNSFDAVSSILAFSYVQDPAKVLDEVYRVLRPGGRVAICTLGHNLFTAALPAVYKIGEKVHWGRVGVGDFDEHYYSDEEICALFTAAGFSKVETHHCSFAHVNLSKPLFNAARRFEPFVERRVPYLAFNLCASGKKEE; the protein is encoded by the coding sequence TTGAAAGAGAACTTAGAGAAGGTTCAGGAACACTACGACCACGTCGCTGAGGTCTATGACTCGCGGTATGGTGGCGATGTCGGGGAACGGTATCATGGGCATATCAGGGAGCAGGTGATGTGCTGCCTCCCGAAGGGCGGCGACCTCCTTGACATCGGTTGCGGCACCGGGCTGTTCATGAAATATTATCTCGCCAACGGCGGCGGCCGGGCGGTCGGGCTCGATCTATCTCCGGCGATGGTGCAGGAGGGTCGTTCCAGGAACAGGCTTGAACACCTCATCACCGGCACGGCCGACTATCTTCCCTTCAGGGACAACTCCTTTGATGCGGTCTCCAGCATTCTGGCCTTCAGTTATGTCCAGGATCCGGCGAAGGTGCTCGACGAGGTCTACCGGGTGTTGCGGCCAGGAGGTCGGGTCGCCATCTGCACCCTCGGCCACAACCTCTTTACCGCCGCATTGCCTGCGGTCTATAAGATCGGAGAGAAGGTACACTGGGGCCGGGTGGGAGTAGGTGACTTCGACGAGCACTATTATTCAGATGAGGAGATCTGTGCGCTCTTCACGGCGGCAGGGTTTTCAAAGGTCGAGACTCATCACTGTTCCTTCGCCCATGTAAACTTATCAAAACCGCTCTTCAACGCTGCAAGGCGGTTCGAGCCCTTTGTGGAGCGTCGGGTGCCGTACCTCGCCTTCAACCTCTGTGCAAGCGGGAAAAAAGAGGAATAA
- a CDS encoding replication factor C small subunit — protein MLWSEKYRPTDFSAILGQDEVVRVLSSFAESKNVPHLLVVGAPGTGKSVAVEALARGLYGAHWQENTTVLPTADLFEGGKKYFEAEERFAHIYRKDESLISNFKNVVRWYASIRPLDAEFRLLIFEGASALTREAQQALRRTMERYSRTCRFVFLTSNQSAVIPAVASRCLPLTFVPLPDGVVRRRLEEVMAAEGVGDDQVAPADLDLIVPSAGGDLRRAIILLQLFAGSEGEVDLAATATSETESLAASIFEALAKSDLQGARQWAEALLIDYGLTGHEVIRELARAADRVYADPRIAVALADAELSILRGGNEYVQINALLARISREVFF, from the coding sequence ATGCTCTGGAGTGAGAAGTATCGGCCGACCGATTTTTCGGCTATCCTGGGGCAGGACGAGGTTGTGCGGGTTCTCTCTTCTTTTGCGGAGAGCAAGAATGTCCCGCACCTCCTCGTCGTCGGTGCTCCCGGCACCGGAAAGAGCGTGGCCGTCGAGGCGCTGGCGCGGGGGCTGTACGGCGCTCACTGGCAGGAGAACACCACCGTCCTCCCGACGGCTGACCTCTTCGAGGGGGGGAAGAAGTACTTCGAGGCTGAGGAACGGTTTGCGCATATCTACCGGAAAGACGAGAGTCTCATCTCGAACTTCAAGAACGTGGTGAGATGGTATGCCTCGATCCGTCCACTTGACGCCGAGTTCAGGCTCCTGATCTTCGAGGGTGCCAGCGCCCTCACCCGCGAGGCGCAGCAGGCCCTCCGCCGGACGATGGAGCGTTACTCGCGGACATGCCGTTTTGTCTTCCTCACCTCCAACCAGAGTGCGGTCATCCCGGCGGTCGCCTCCCGGTGTCTCCCTCTCACCTTCGTCCCCCTCCCCGACGGGGTGGTGAGGCGGCGGCTCGAAGAGGTGATGGCGGCCGAGGGCGTCGGTGACGACCAGGTCGCGCCGGCCGACCTCGACCTCATCGTCCCGTCGGCAGGCGGCGACCTCCGTCGGGCGATCATTCTCCTCCAACTCTTCGCCGGTTCAGAGGGTGAGGTCGACCTTGCAGCCACGGCCACGTCTGAGACCGAGAGCCTGGCGGCATCGATCTTCGAGGCCCTGGCAAAGAGCGATCTCCAGGGCGCCAGGCAGTGGGCCGAGGCCCTGCTCATCGACTATGGCCTGACCGGCCATGAGGTGATCAGGGAACTGGCGCGGGCGGCCGACCGGGTCTATGCCGACCCGCGGATCGCGGTCGCCCTGGCCGATGCAGAACTCTCGATCCTGAGGGGCGGGAACGAATATGTCCAGATCAATGCCCTGCTGGCAAGGATCAGCAGGGAGGTGTTTTTTTGA
- a CDS encoding 4-phosphopantoate--beta-alanine ligase: protein MTEIPKDHPRYAALMVRDRLTKAMWAKLVAPEGLIAQGRGEAFDYLLGEQTTASAARAERTAAAMLLSAERPVISVNGNTAALCAHQLAALQEASGAAVEVNLFHRTEERMEKITALLEEHGVTVLTGTSERLIPLSHDRALCLPDGIGRADLVLVPLEDGDRCEALRRMGKSVITIDLNPLSRTARTATLAVIDEVTRAVPAITAACRTLSEEEARTLAVGVDNRIFLEEALRAMAGRLGEVADALE, encoded by the coding sequence GCTGATGGTCCGCGACCGCCTGACAAAAGCGATGTGGGCGAAACTCGTCGCCCCCGAGGGTTTGATCGCCCAGGGCCGGGGCGAGGCCTTCGACTATCTCCTCGGCGAGCAGACGACCGCGAGCGCGGCGCGGGCCGAGCGGACCGCGGCGGCGATGCTCCTCTCGGCCGAGCGCCCTGTGATCTCGGTGAACGGGAACACGGCGGCACTCTGCGCTCATCAACTCGCCGCCCTCCAGGAGGCGAGTGGGGCGGCGGTGGAGGTGAACCTCTTCCACCGGACCGAGGAGCGGATGGAAAAGATCACCGCCCTTCTGGAGGAGCACGGCGTCACGGTGCTCACCGGCACCTCCGAGCGGTTGATCCCGCTCTCCCATGACCGGGCGCTCTGTCTTCCTGATGGGATCGGCAGGGCCGATCTGGTCCTGGTCCCGCTGGAGGACGGCGACCGGTGCGAGGCCCTGCGCCGGATGGGGAAGAGCGTGATCACCATCGACCTCAATCCCCTCTCCAGGACGGCCCGGACCGCGACGCTGGCGGTCATCGACGAGGTGACGCGGGCGGTCCCGGCGATCACCGCCGCATGCCGTACGCTCTCCGAAGAGGAGGCGCGGACGCTGGCGGTCGGGGTGGACAACCGGATCTTTCTGGAGGAGGCGCTCAGGGCAATGGCCGGGCGGCTCGGGGAGGTGGCCGATGCTCTGGAGTGA